From the Ammospiza caudacuta isolate bAmmCau1 chromosome 1, bAmmCau1.pri, whole genome shotgun sequence genome, the window TGTATCAGAGTGTTCTAAATGCAAGACAATAATAATTCAGTTCAGCCAGACTaggacctttttttttttttcaaacttcaTAGATATCGGGATGCTATGAATTTAATAATGGATTTGTAACTGTTACAATGTTACTAATTTCTCAAGTGGTTTTGAGCAGTTATTGGAAGAAAAGGATCATTTTTCTAAACAAAAGTAGCATTGTGGGATCTCAAGCAATTCACAAATTCTAGgtcaaaaaaattaatttggacAGCTGGGGAACTGAATATTTTGGCCACCTCAGTGCACGCAGcccaacagcaaaaaaaactTTTAGCCATTGTGAAGATCTATAAGGACCTCCCAGAGTCTGCTGTGGTGCTCACATTTTAATGCTGTGCTTTCCAAGATATACCTGTTGGGAGTAGAGGAAAGAAGCTCTCAGgttcttttccttgctgtttcataggaagaaaataaacttcatgAAAAATACCATCTCCAGTAAGATTATAAGCAATGTCTGACTAGTTAAACTTATGGAGGACATTCCTGCAGGCTGTTAGCTGCCTTTTATTCCTAGGAGAAGGACTTTCAGATTAAGGGGAAATTGTTTTATTCAGGGTACTCGCTAGTTCTTGACCATTGACAGTTCACAGGAATTGCAGCACCGGTTGTTCTGTAACATTTTCCTTGTAAAGGAAACCTGTTCTTCCATACTATTGGTTAAAGGTGGGGCAGGGAGAAAGGCTGTTCATTGCTCTTAATGGgccaattttttaaaagctctgaTTGCAGGAGTAAGTATTACTTCTAGCTTGCTTGACCAAATGTCCTGAAGGAACTGCTCTTTTGTTTGTCAGTTTGCTGGGGCTTTCTGAGTAGACTTCCAGTCACTGTCCATTAAAAACAGAGCCTGTTTGAGGTGTTGCTAATCACTTCATGAGGGAGTTGAAGATGAAGGTAATCAAGTTGCTCCAACATCAGGATTATTAATTACATGTTGAAGAGGCAGTGGTCTTCTCTGGCATTTGCTGCTTTTAAGCAGAATTTCGTAATTCAATATTCATTTGATGCTTTCCAATGATTATTTGGTATTAGGCACTTGTGAATATTCACAGTGGTTGTGCAAAATGCAATCCTGTCTGATTTCCTCTGTAAGACCTGATGCAGGCCCTTTGTTATGAGGGATTGTTTTAACTTCACTTACTGCCCGTTCCTTTGACAAATGACATCTTGGAAGAAGCTGGATGCAAATCAGTGTTTGGTGTAAATGTGGTATTGAGTGGAGCTTTTTTCCTGGCTGCATTTGCTGCCCAGGTAACACATTCCTTCTAGGCCGTTCCAGGAGGGGTAAGGTGAGCAAAGAGCTCTGTAGGTGCAGTTATGGAGAGCTGTGTGCCATGGAGGCACCGGGCCAGCAGCTTCACTGCACTCCTCTTTATAATTGTGCTCATACAGGAATTTTGGTTTGTTTCAGGCCAAAGAGCTGCCGACGTTCAAAGACAATGATTTTATTAATGATGGCCAAAAGATTCATATTGATGAGAATAACAAAAAGATGTTCCTTGAGAAACTCAAAAAGGATGTTGAGGTAAGAATGTGCCTGTTCAGTTACATGTAATTAAAATGTGTGGCAAATTATGGATATCCCAGGAAATCATACCTGTAATTCATTAATAAAAGCTCTTGTTTATAAAACTGTAAAAACTGACTGTTTTAAATGAAACACAATTTAAACTTTCAGGAGTTGATCACTGCTTTGCTGATGTGATAAATGGCTTGCTGCCATAGCTGGTTGCCATAGTTCCTGCCTTGATGATGTGATGTTAAAACGCTGGTACTGCTTAGTACTTAATGCTTTACAAGCCTAGTGCTTCCCAATGCCCCTGAGAGAGAGGTGAGTATTGTTAGTTGTATTTTACAGGTGGAGCTCCACCAGAGCTAAGGCCAAATGTGAGCTGTAGTCCATAACAGAGGAGGGGCAtctgccctgctcacagctgtgcatGCCCTTTTTGTTTCATGTTAGTAATCCAGTTTTAAATAATTCTAAGTATCACAACAGTAGAGTGCTTCGATAATCTAAATACAGTAATTGGATTCTCATTACCCTAATGTAGTCTTTCatataaatttgtattttacttGGCTGAATATAGTAAATACTTGAAAGAAAAGTGTTAATGTATGAATTTATTGAAACATTTTCACTGATTTTGTTCAAATAATAAATATCAGACTAACTTGTTCACACAACTTGCCATTAGTttgcataatttaaaatatttttcctaaacACAGTATTTTGCAGCTTTATactcaaaaattaaaatctgttttcaagTAAAAAGACAGATTTGGAAAAGACTTGGTAgcaaaatgtgtctgtgacttAATAAGACTTTCAGCTATTTATATCAAAAGAGCTCTGTGAATTGACTTTCCAAATTCTTCAGATTTTATCTCATTAGTTGTACAAAACAAAATACTGTTACTTTAGAATTTACCTAATAATTTGCTTCTGAGGAAATATAATTTCCCGTCATAGTAACAATGGGAAATTTATGGTGGTGAGGATGATGAAAACATAAATACTTTGTGAAATATCaatgtgtgtttattttatatttaaaatactgtgCTCCACTGATTTCACAGCTCTAGAGATAAGTTTATTTGGGTTAAAATTTTGTGCTCTTTTAACATGTACTGCTGTTGCTGACTACTGCTTTTACAGCAAGTAGGTTGTAGATAATATCTTAAATGTGTGGAAGGAATGTGTAAGATACTTTCTTACCCTGAAAAGTAGGTTGTGTATGATCTATATCATTTACCAGACTGGGAATATAATGGCAGATTCCAGATTATGACTTGAGAGGTTGGTTTTATGGGTTTGAAGTTTATACAGAGAAATGTTTAATATCCATGTAAACCACTAGTGTGAAGTGATCTGGCTCCTGATTTTGACAATGGCAAGCTATTCTTTaaccttgcttttcttttgttggtTCTTTTTGCCCTTATTAGATAACAGATAGACACACTTTGTAACCAGTGTGTAAAAGCTCACATTTCACTACAATGAGAAGAAATGCACAAAACTTAGTATATGATTATCTTATCAGACAGTATTTATAGTTAAACATATCATGGGATACCATTCTCAGCTATATAGCTTTATatctgttcttgttttttattAATCTTTGTTTCAATATTTCTCTCCTAATCAAGTCCTGTGTCCCCTTCCTATGTTCAAACACAAGTCATTACTGCTGTTTTGGTGTTCCCTTGTCTGTTTTCCCATCTCCTTATTCCATTGCAGGTGTCCTGAGCAAAActacatatttattttccatttaaaatcagatttcttttccttgtgctGATCTCCCTAAGTCATTTTGTTATTAGCAGCAGcacatttttttccaagagCCATTCTCTTCTAATTTGTACTcactgtttttttcccaagagTCCATTCTCTTTCATACTGTTCTGTATTATTAttagtagattttttttccctgtatttatCAAGTAGTGAATAATATGCCTGGAGTTCTTCCACCCCATTGCCTTTGGCCAGTCTCATTTGTTTGTATTGTATATTGTTGTGTGTTATCTCTTCAAACTTAGATCTCTTCCAGTCTTGTGAGAATCTATTGTTTCATTATATTGAAACAAATTATActgaaatctttaaaaatcagtttcttcttcttcttaaaACCTCCTCTCAATCTCACAGTATTTCTTCCAGCACTTGAATTTACAGTTATCTCCAGCTCATCTCTTTCCTCAGAATCAGATTTTGACAAACTGGAGTTTCTCATTGCCCAGTATTTTACCTTTTCGTCCCTATCACTCTCTCTGTGCCAAAGTCTAGCTCGAATGCCTTCTGTCCTGGTCTGCTCTGACTTCCTTTTTGTAACCACTTAGAGTTTATAAAAACTgtagcaatttttattttcagccacTTTCTCTGCATACCATAAGCATGGGTTTCACAAGCTTGAAATCACAGTGCTGCTTttaagctgcagcacagctctgtgctgcctgtccTTTGCCCCCTTGAGCTGTTTACcccatttttctgcttttatacTTTCCTTATTTCCATCCCCCTCTTTCTGCCTTATGCTGTTCTCCTCAACTAAAATTACTCTTTGTTTGTACATATCTCTTTGTACATACTCTTTGTTTGTACATACTCTTTGTTTGAATTTATCTTTCAGTTTCCTAAAATCTCCCATCCTTATTCTTTATTCAAAACCACCCTTTCATTCACATACATGTTTTGCTTTCATGATGTGAATCATGAGCCTGTCACTGTGAAGAGAACACAGCATTATTTCATGTCTTCAGGGTGTGAAACTTCACGGCTTTCCACTGCAAGAATATTTGAACGTTTTTTATGATTCTTTAATAAGACTTAAAAGGGATTAAGAGGTTGGGTTCAGCATCAGATCATAGCATGCTCTACACCTGATagcacagaggctgctctggacactgagcagtgacagagcagTCCCCACCTCAAGTGCTGTGTGTGGTTTGGACACCCACAACACAAGGCAGTTGTCCAAGGAGGCCAGAGAGGGGGGTgccacagcaccaagcctgacagagttcaacaAGCATTTGGTCAATATTCTCAGGCACAAGGTGTGACTCTGGGGGATGTTTCTGTACAGCAGGGCCAAGAGTTCACTTGATGGTCATTGggggtcacttccaacccagGCTATTCTATGAATCTAATTGAACTGAAACATGAGTCTGGAGTAACAGTTGTTGGCTTGCAGGCACACTGGTCTTCACTAATCACAGATTTGTTTTCCCTGAGGCTTTTGGAAGAGTGGGCTACAGAATAAGTTTCGGGTAATTTCTGTGCTGCTAATAAATTTTAGTAAAATCAGCCAGCTTTATCTCTTTGCCAGCTTTATCACTTAATCTTCCCTTTGCTCTCTCTCAGAATTGTCTTAGAAGTTATTCTCAATTGGTGACACCTTTTTGTAAGTGGAGCTTATGTTTTTCAGCAATATTGATAGAATGCTTATTATCACTTTCTAGTTCCTTGCTCAGTTAAAACTCATGGACTACAGCTTGCTGGTTGGAATTCATGATGTTGAAAGAGCTGAACAGGAAGAAGTAGAGTGTGAAGAGAATGATGGAGAAGAGGAAGGTGAAAGTGATGGGACCCACCCTATTGGAACCCCTCCAGACAGTCCAGGAAATACACTGAACAGCTCACTGCCTTTGGCGCCAGGGGAGTTTGATCCAGCTATTGATGTTTATGGAATAAAATCCCATGAAAGTAAGCAGTAAGAAATATTTCTATGTTAAGGTGGTTTGATCCTTGCATCAGAATTCTAAAGTCTTCACAAACATGTAAAGGCAAATATAAACTGAAAAACAGGTTGACtatgtggaaaaggaaatttgCTCTTTGGTGGTAGCAGAAAGAAGAAGATTTCCATAATGCTTAGCTGTTCTGGTTCACCAGTTCTTCAGCATTTAATTCATGGGGTTTTCATCCCTTTCAGAAAGTCTAGTAACTATAATTGGTCTTTTCTGGCAGATAACACTGTTAAACACAGTgtaaaaagaatgagaaaagcaGTGTTCCAagttatatttcttttttttggctGCTTTTTGAAAATTTGTGCAGTCATACCCAATTTCTGTGTTGCAACTAAGAAAGTCTTCATAAGGAGTATGTAAGAAGCTTAAAACTGAGTTTAATGTTAGTGTGTAAAATTAAGTATAACTGGGTACCTGTGGCTGTTCAATATAGGAAAgttaccttttctttttgtttataAGCATTGACAAAGAGTGGTTTGATTCATAAAGAAAATATGATCTTTAGTTGCACCAAGAGAAGTTTAGGTTAGATGtcaggaaaaaattattcactGAAAGTGTGATTGGGCACTGGAATTGTCTGCCCAGGGAcatggtggagtcaccatccctggacacatttaaaaaaagattggacatggcactcagtgccttGTGttaggtcataggttggacttgatgatatCAAAGGCCTTTTCCAGCCTAGTTTATTCTGTAATTCTCTGTTGACACAGAAGCATTACCTTTCATATAAAACTTCATAGTTTTTCCACAAAGATTAAATCCATGTTACCTTAACTGAGCcataatttctatttctgtatGCTAGCTTTTTGTTTTACACTCCTTTAGGGGATTTTGCATTATATATGAGTTCAGTTAAACTCTGAATTAAGGACAGCTTAAGCTTGTGCTTTTTACACATCTTGATTATGACTGACATTGACCTGTCTTAGCTGCTGATTGAGTTGTACCAAGTCTCCTTTGTTAGAACTCGTTGTTAAGATGTTTAGGAAGTCCTTCTTACTGCCCTGTTTGCTGTTGGCAGATGCTCCCAGGAAGGAGGTGTACTTCATGGCCATTATTGACATTCTTACTCATTATGATGCAAAAAAGAAAGCTGCCCATGCTGCAAAGACAGTAAAGCATGGGGTAAGTATCTGTGTTGGTTTCTTCCTCTTACTCATTTATATTCCTGTTTTTGTTTAGTGCCCTGGTAGGCGAAAATTCAGTAAAGCTAGGAGAGGGGAAATAAATCCTACATTACATACTGAGAGTGGAACTCCTTTTTCAGCTGTGTGCCCAGCTTTCTCACCCACAGAGAACTCTAGTGAGATGCTTTTTAAGACTGTCCTAAATTTGTGAGATTTGCACCTTATTCTTGCAAACAAAGCTGTTCACCACTCTATGAAAGCTGTCATGAATCTAATTTCAGATGCAGGGCCCTAGTGATGGTTTCATTGTTTGGTACAGCCTGCTGAAAGTTACTTCTTCAACATATAACATGGCTCACTCTAGAAGacttcttcagaaaaaaaagtgcaatTTACAAAATCAGGCATGAAAAtttcatttacatttaaataCTCAGAGACTGTTCAGTGAAGGCTTCTGCTTGACTGCCATTATTTAATTTTGACTGAAATTACTGCTTAGCAGCAGACACCGAAGAACCATGGTGAAACAGCCCAGTCTTCCAGATTTATGATTTATGTCTACTGTTATCACTCCTGTGGTGTTTAACATTCAAATTTCATAAACTTCTTAAAAAGAGCATATTCATTCATGAGGCTTAAATCCCTCCTGTGTCTAAGTGTCTAAAGGGTCAGGGCATTGTGAGAAATTTTAGGCAAAGGGCTCTGGGCTTTTTAGTTACAGTAGAGAATGATATGACCTGCAAAGGCCTGTAGGAGGTATTTTTTTGTCTCTCTAAAGCAATGCTTTCATTACTCTCTGCTTTCTGGGCAGCTGAAGGTTGATGCAGATCATATGCAGCCATTATCTGGCAATTATTACTGAACTTTGAAAGTAGCAGACTTTAAAAATTCACACTTCTGGCTTAAATAACAGATAGAAATATTTTGTGAGCAACAGCTATGATTATTGAAGCTGATTGTGCTTAGAACTTACTGCAGAACTTCATTACTTTCATACATTCATTTTGTTTAATTCTCTGTCTTCATCCTGAGCCACATGACACTGAagttaattcattaattgcatgCATGCAACTTGTCTCTTTtctaaaacaggaaaaatataaataaaaacgTGGGTAAGGCTCTgaaaaactcaaataaaaatattaatgaaatcATTACTTCATTGAAATAACAATTGTATGGCTTATTCAGTGAGACCAGATTTAAATGCATAAACATTGAAAAAGTGTTACTCTTACCATGTATTTCAAACGAGGCTGTGTAGCATTCAGATAACAATATGTGTTACACAACTGTTGACATGCCAGGTGTAAGGATGGCAATTCAGTCTTCTCTGTGTGAAGGCACTGCTGCTCTAGGGACCAGAATCTGCTGGTGAATCAGTGGGTAGCATGGCTAATGTGCTGTAAAAATTCATATAGAAGACTGAAGTACAATGAAAGTAAAGAGAAGCATggaaagtaaaaagaaaatttttcagaaatggATGATAGCTGTCACAGGGATGAGCACTGATTATCAGTGTCCTGCTGTGAAGCCTAAAAAGGCACCAGTGAGATTCTGCTTGTGGGTCACAATTTACAGTTTGCATTTCTAGTCTCTGGTTCTAGAAAACTGAAACATGAAATTTATTAACATTTTCAATGACAAAAACATCAACTAAAACACTggttcttccttctttcttctgttATCCCAATTCTCTGTATAGGCTGGTGCAGAAATTTCAACTGTTAATCCAGAACAGTATTCAAAGCGCTTCTTGGACTTTATTG encodes:
- the PIP4K2A gene encoding phosphatidylinositol 5-phosphate 4-kinase type-2 alpha isoform X2, with the translated sequence MLMPDDFKAYSKIKVDNHLFNKENMPSHFKFKEYCPMVFRNLRERFGIDDQDFQNSLTRSAPLANDSQARSGARFHTSYDKRYIIKTITSEDVAEMHNILKKYHQFIVECHGNTLLPQFLGMYRLTVDGVEVYMVVTRNVFSHRLSVYRKYDLKGSTVAREASDKEKAKELPTFKDNDFINDGQKIHIDENNKKMFLEKLKKDVEFLAQLKLMDYSLLVGIHDVERAEQEEVECEENDGEEEGESDGTHPIGTPPDSPGNTLNSSLPLAPGEFDPAIDVYGIKSHENAPRKEVYFMAIIDILTHYDAKKKAAHAAKTVKHGAGAEISTVNPEQYSKRFLDFIANILT